The nucleotide window AGATTACCAGATTGGCAAAGGGTAGAGGCCTTACAAGTTTGTTTATGTTGTTCTTGATTCTCTTTTCATGATAAATgaataggataaaaaaaaaaaaaaataaaaaaagaattttcagctataggatacaaagaaaaacaaaagaaatgcaGCAGAAAATTGCAATTAAAGCCAAACTGTGAAACACTGCATATAGCACATTGAGAACCACCTGTCACACATCCACTTTTAGCTGGTCTGACTCATAACATGTTGGCTGGTTGTTTAAACAGTAACCACTAACCCACACACAGTAACACTTAAGTTGCAACTAATTAAACTGCTGCAGCAAGGTCAAGGATATCTTTATTGTCCCCGAGGGGCAATTTGTCATACAGTCAGCAGTAAACACACAACCATCagacaaacattaataaatggacaatagatacaaaaaaaaaataaaaaataaattaaaaaaaaaaaaatcacattgaattatttaaaaagccAATGGCAGCTGGAACAAATGAGTTAAGTCTATTTGCCCTACATGTTGGCAGATTATATCTGCGGCCAGATGGAAGCAACTTAAACTTACAAGAATGTAAAGGCTTCAACATCTACATAAAACATTTTCTGATTTTGTCCAAGTGTTATCAAATATTCAATAAATAGGCtattttacaatgaaagtgaatactaACTGAGActttcagtccctaacattctgcttaacatctccttttgagtttcacaaatgaaagaaagtcatcaaGGTTTGTAACAAACATGTGTGGGTAAATGACCATTTCAttttgggaggaaaaaaaaagaaagataaaaatgGATAGCAGGGCAGATTCTCTGATCTTCTTACCTTCTCTCCCTTGTTCTCGGCCTGTTGTAGTATGCGAATAAGCCACTGGAGCTGATCTGCTGGGTCTGTAGAGTTTACCATCAGCCAGAAGTTCTCTCTAGCACAAAAGTTCATGTTCAAAGACACCACTCTCAAACCTCGCTCAACTTCTGCAGTGTAGAAACCACCATGTCTGAAgaacacattttaaattaaacatcTGCGTTACTAAGGCATATCCAAGTGCATTTTTTAACTGATAACATTTCAGATctacactcactgatcactttattaggaacacccatccgtctcaaggttcgaggtgttgtgcattctgagatgctattctgctcactacaattgtacagagtggttatccgagttaccgtagcctctctgtcagctcgaaccagtctggtcattctccgttgacctctctagTCAACacggcgtttccgtccgcagaactgtctcactggatgttttttgtttttggcactattctgagtaaactctagtctagagactgttgtgggagaaaattcccaggagatcagcagttacagatcagggtttctgcaggttttatgaagctaaatttaagactttttaaagacattttaagaccAACTAAAGAAAATGTAAGGAATCAATTGAAGGGAACACAATATGTCAATATGTTCTCTAAATGTATGTTTCTAGGGAGCACTATATTTGTAGCAAcacttcaaagtttaaaaatgcaactttcaATAGATCTCCATTACTTTTTAACTCATTTTACAAAAAGTATCTTAAAGCTTGAATACTTCTGCTCCCAaccaccagaatgtggaaataaCTTAAACCTTCTGATCAGACCCACTGTACCAGCTATATTCCTCAACGGCACTGCTGTCACGTACTGAGCAGCACATACCGCCACCTATACTGTTCAATGAACATTTAGCAATCTAATGCAAGCtgtgtggtgcagaaattaaGCCTAGTCTTCActctaaaataaattaaacagggtgaccagatttttaaagtcctaaaattcaaaatacaaccccAACATCAACATATAAGTGCTTGCACTAAGTAAACAGTtcagtgtagctgtctgaatgtgacactgTCTGATTTACCTCTGTGCTCGTggggaaatgaacattaacaGTGACAGAAAAATACTCGCTTACATATTCAAGTGTTACACAAAAgaaatggatcggcttctttTAGCTCATTGTTAAACTAATTTTTATTGGTGCATTTCTACTTGCGCTGACTGTCAGGACGACAAAGAGTGCACGCCAAGCGCATGACATCATTGCCAaggtaaccagatacatttcagcggatttgctgaaagactaaagtatcgtcaaatcaacgtgcgaCGCATCAAAATTGCTTCACTTCTCTGCAAACAATACCaaagacaatagcgagaaggaaaatgagtacattaaatgtaattagaaaaaaaaaattagtgagCCTACCTCCTGAAACCGGGACATAATTACATTGTCGGGACACACCTCTTAAAAatgggatgtctggtcaccctactaaACAGCAACCAAAAAACAATCCCTCATAACATTTAATACAATGACCTTATGAATTTAAGACTCGTTGCTctgatttaagacctttttaaggccTTCATTTGCGGAAGGGCGAATTCAGACTTAAGACCCACGGAAACcctgcagaaatactcaaaccagcccatctggcaccaacaatcatgctacggtcaAAATCAatgtgatcacatttttccccattctgatggatgatgtgaacattaactgaagctcctgacctgtatctgcatgattttattcagtgcactgctgccacaggattggctgattagtcgcatgaataagtaggtttacctaataaagtgctcagtgtgaaTACGCAGTTATAAATATGGTCACTGTCATGGAAGAGCATTTATGTTTTACCGTATAGTCTCCAGGGCATCCTCAGGCAGCCAGTGGGCCCATTCTTTCGCCATGGTGTCATACAGCCACTGGGAAGACATATTCCCACGTACAAACGGAGGCGGGAAACTATTTACTGGCGTGCTCTCGTGATTTCCCACCGCAGGGTACACTGTTACATTAGGCCCCAGATGTTTCAGTATAAGTCTAGAGATAGTACTGAGCTCATTCAGCTGTTGAGTTCTGGTTTGAGACCAAACGTTGTGTGCTGGAATGTCTCCTGTCCAGTACACCCAGTTCCAAGGCCCCGAATTGGCTACGTTTTGGAGCAGATTCTCCACTGTACGTAGAGGAAGGTCACATTTGCCATAGGTGCCCCAGTGTCCGGCTCCATGGTGCTTCCAACTGGCCCTCCCAGATTCATTACGACAGCACAGCGGTTCTTTGCAATCGACAACACTGCCCTCTGTGTACTCAGCATCCCAGTGGATATCGGTGAGGAAGAGGATCCTGCTTTTTGGAGAGCCCTGTTTGGGAGGGGTGGGTGGCGTAACTGGAGGTTTGGGTACCCGCGGCAGGGATACGTTCCAGGGGGCATAGATGTCGAAATGACCACATGCTGGACCCACAAGCAGAGCACAGGCCTCCGAGGGCCAGAGGAAGGACACCTGGAGCGCACGGATGAAATCTTCTCGGAAGAGCTCAGTGATCTCTCGGCATACATGTGCGTCAGCCAGGTGCAGTCGGGCACAGGCCTCTCCAACAGCATGTGCCACACGCTCCGTGTTGGTGTCACTCTGTGAACAAAGATGAAGGTTacataaactattatttttttcatagttttgaaCAGTTCAGACTCCAATTACTTTAATTTTACTCGTTtctaacatttaataaattgtttgtatgataaaaaacaaacatggatGAAAACAAGCTTTACAAAGTTTGAAGAATTGCAGGTTGCTCCTACCTACCTACTGTCAACAGCATTTTTGAGCATCATATAAATGCCTTTGATGCCCCCAAATGTACTGTTGTGTGAATCCAGGGCCGCCGGGACCGGCAGCATGCATTAAAACAAGTATAGTGTGGAAATTGACTGAACAGAAATGACTACTAGCTGCTTTGAGTCATTGCTTTCCTGCTCTTGATAGACAAAGATCAAACTGATGTCTTGCTCAAGCAATCAATAGTCCAGGCTCCGATTAACCTAAACTAGTGATTAACACACAGACTCACAATGTAACAAACTCACTTCTTAAAGCTCTGAAACTTTTACAAATCAATCGTTTCGGACCAATGTTTCAGAACATGCATCATATTGGTTCATCAGCAGGTGTGTGGAATTTCAAGTACTTAGAAACAGCGAATCATATTACGAGTCATTTAATTCAAAGCTTTGAAAAGCTTTCAAAGTCTTTATATCCTCTAACAGTATCACACCTAAAtcaaaggaacactaatctcacccagggtaactaaaaaataaacccatgtcataaaacaacataattaacattaaacataacTATAACTACcgattatttttaaatgtgaattaaaaacacaccaaacagtccccaaaacctgcacagaggtacctcattaattatgcaatgaGGACAGCCAATGGCAAGTCCtcaagcataaacaacaacagacatTACAGTATATTCCTGGTAAATCAATGTAGTTTTAGCATttgatattcatttaaatgtgtaaacgtgccattttgcatatttttacTTTTCTTAGTGGAAAGTGCATTTGTCTGATCGGTCCAtaaccactgatctacaaaagCCACGGaacctaaataaaaaataaaaaaagccaaaaatgaatgaaagtggattctatgttgtttgtagacacgtgttgaaccataaggagatgttccgttatacacaagtccagatgtttatgCAAGTAGTTATGATTTAAACGGTGTTTAAAAAAACCTATGTGGGTTTAGTGTTATTCTTCTTTAAAGAGGGACAGTCACAGTTAGACAAGATTGATATCGAAGATCATTCATAAAGTCAGCAGCATTAGACTAAGtaggataatgaacaaatattgctttgCATCCTATTATTGGGGAAgaggaaataactttaacccttaACTCTTCACGTCACACAATGTCGAatgcaatatgctgctttaaaattggtataaaacacagggcgtattgtgcttgtgtaacgttgttgaatgcagacacaaacaataaaaaactgtCAAACAATTTAAGACACATAAAAAGAGGGACCCATACATAAGAACATGCAGTTGAACCAGTACAGTGTTCCAGTAATATCAGAAACTGAAGACAGCTGCCTCAAAGGTATTTGTTAactgtgaatataatgacaagtgtATAACCCGATCTCTGTGCCAGTGGTGCAGAAACAGATTTGAATGTCTGTAGTTAGATTACGTCAACATTTGAACTGTGAATGTAGATAAAGAACTAGTCAGTCACCGTGATTATGACAatcttggaagctggtctggtataaattggccatatacatttattttataaattgccTATACTGACTGCAGAATGTTCTTGTGATTACGTCACAACCAGCCCAGtttgcagaattttcatttttgggtgaaatgtccctttaTGAATATTAAGCAcacattttaggaccattaaattcccccaaaattctcattacattAATGGATCatatttattacacacacacacacgcagccaaaagtttggaataatgtacagattttgctcttatggaaagatattggtacatttattcaccaaagtggcattcaactgatcacaatgtatagtcgggacattaataacttgaaaaattacaatttgaaaaaaaatattcaaaacttcttaaactacttcaaagagttctcattaaaaaaatcctccacgtgctgaaatgacagctttgcagatccttggcattctagctgtcagtttgaccagatactcaggtgacatttcacaccacacttcctgtagcacttgccatagatgtggctgtcttgtcgggcacttctcacgcaccttacagtctagctgatcccacagaagctcaatggggttaagatccataacactcttttccaattatctgttgtctaatgtctgtgtttctttgcccactctaaccttttctttttgttttctgtttcaaaagtgtcaattcttcccataagacctgcacccctgagtcttctctttactgttgtacatgaaactggtgttgagcaggtagaattcaatgaagctgtcagctgaggacatgtgaggtgtctatttctcaaactagagactctgatgtacttatcctcttgttcagttgtacatctggccttccacatctctttctgtccttgttagagccagttgtcctttgtctttgaagactgtagtgtacacctttgtatgaaatcttcagtttttttttggcaatttcaagcattgtatagccttcattcctcaaaacaatgattgactgatgagtttctagagaaagctgtttcttttttgccatttttgacctaatattgatcttaagacatgccagtctattgcatactgtggcaactcaaaaacaaacacaaagacaatgttaagcttcatttaatgaaccaaatagctttcagctttgtttgatataatgtcaagtgattttctagtaccaaattatcaatttagcatgattactcaaggataaggtgttggagtgatggctgctagaaatggggtctgtttagatttgatcaaatatgacttttttcaaacagtgatggtgctgttttttacatcagtaatgtcctgactatactttgatcagttgaatgccaccttTAGTtgaagtaacaatttccttccaaaacagcaagtacattattccaaacttttggctgccaatgtGTGTAAAAATGCTCAATGGCAATTCTCATTACTCTAATACAGATTTCTTactataataaaagtaaaaaaaaaaaaacaaaaaaaaaacacataaatttaAGGCagtatactacaaatattaacatgatttataaataaacattttaaataatattattcttttaatgaaagatttgtgaaatgaatgtacTTAACTTTCAtgtaaatgtcacaatgcaaaatgttTAATGGTCCTTAAATAAGCTTCCTCTTCTTGAAgcaaattatgattttatttctttatattttattttggggtgaaatatgacccatgaGATATGACACATGTTCttaacaggtttcgtgagattcaccctttcataacttttcaaaaatgtcaaCATTTATTACAAATAGGAAGCTAAAATAGTTTAAAACTCAAGGAAAAGCAGTTCTCACCATCAGCGCAATATCAACAGTGGTAAATATGACTTTACACATCGTGCAGGAGACGTTGTGCCAGTTGAATCCGACCTTAAATCGATCAATCTGATCCACGAACCTCAGCTCGGGTCCATCTGTTCCTCCTTCAAGAGGGTATGAAGAAGCCAGCGGCACTGAAAACAATGTCCAGACTATGAAAACACCGCAGACGGTGGACAGCCCGAATCCTGCAAGCCTCATGCCGAAAGACACTTGGGGTAAAATGTCTAGGTGTTATCCTTGATTAAAACCAGTGAATTAAGAGTGAGTGTCTGTGCAAACAAGCAGAAAGCCAAATAGTACCAAAAGCCTAGCCGTATTTTCAGCAGCTGCAAACAGTGAACATGACAACAGTTGTGTCTTGACAAACACATCACCTCCCGAGCGAGTTTATATTGCGTCAGCTGACTGATCACGTGATCTGCTGCTGCCGGCGGAATCGTCTGACCAAACACGTGATGTACTGGGGCACGTTCAGCCCTGACGAAACGAAACATAGCAAAACGTTTATTTAAACGGAAACAGTGTTGCGTTGAACACCATGTTGTGTTACGCAAGCGTTGGAACTATGGCAGCTGAGAAGGCCATTCTTTGCGTTCTTTTCGAAGAATTTTTGGAGCCTGATGAAATCGGTTTAAATAAGtgtttaatactacaaaatacgctcgatgttacagtcactgcccttgccgtccagaataacagaaaacatcccaatcgagtgaagggatatgtggaaactgtggttcctaattatggtgatccaaTATTTGCTGCGCATTTCAGGATGACAAagcaaacatttcttctaatgtcttcaatcgttgcatacaccaagctgcagtggacacatttgtaaaggactttagTTGGATCCATTGTGCGCACTGCCTTTTTAATACGGCGGGGTTTATATACATGTCAATGCTGTTTGGATAACACCTCTGACACACCCACAAAACGAGAGAAAACATACCTCAAAGCCCGTTGCACACCATTTCGAGGAAACATGTCGTTCAACCCGGAAACCATAGCAAAACGGTGTTGAACGTGCCCATGTTTTATGAAATATGAATGTTAATGatcaaatattatattatataacccTAATAGGGTTGACACTATTTCCAAaatatttgttaataaaattaaaatgtatatacatctataaatgtatatttataatctaatatAAAGTATAGTGTGTGACAATTGAAttgtaaaagtacaaatattgccTTGATACAAACAAACATTGTATTGGCTCGTGCAATCAATATGACGTCATAAAACCTGCAAggataattataaaaatgtgagaGAAAATTCATTTGCTAAAGAAccgaatttaataataataataataataaaaaaatagtatttcaATTGcggtccctttttttttttttttgtctttgtaacCCCTGCTCTTATGTGGATGTCTTT belongs to Myxocyprinus asiaticus isolate MX2 ecotype Aquarium Trade chromosome 43, UBuf_Myxa_2, whole genome shotgun sequence and includes:
- the LOC127433265 gene encoding sphingomyelin phosphodiesterase-like; the protein is MRLAGFGLSTVCGVFIVWTLFSVPLASSYPLEGGTDGPELRFVDQIDRFKVGFNWHNVSCTMCKVIFTTVDIALMSDTNTERVAHAVGEACARLHLADAHVCREITELFREDFIRALQVSFLWPSEACALLVGPACGHFDIYAPWNVSLPRVPKPPVTPPTPPKQGSPKSRILFLTDIHWDAEYTEGSVVDCKEPLCCRNESGRASWKHHGAGHWGTYGKCDLPLRTVENLLQNVANSGPWNWVYWTGDIPAHNVWSQTRTQQLNELSTISRLILKHLGPNVTVYPAVGNHESTPVNSFPPPFVRGNMSSQWLYDTMAKEWAHWLPEDALETIRHGGFYTAEVERGLRVVSLNMNFCARENFWLMVNSTDPADQLQWLIRILQQAENKGEKVHIIGHIPPGLCLSSWSWNYYHIVNRYESTITGQFFGHTHVDEFQMFYDEKTLSRPLGVAFIAPSVTTYVNLNPGYRVYYVDGNYSGSSRMVLDHETFILNLTLANNQPESPVEPTKPDANPSWTLLYRASEAYGLSTLFPSDLDSLIKVFLNDDHVFQLFWHLHHKGHVSEPCKDTCKTELICFLHSGRYDLLTQCKVLPANGEVVRSVRKTMC